Genomic window (Synechococcus sp. LA31):
GGGTTGGATGACAGAAGACGCGATCCGCCGATGACCACCACACTTACGCGGCCTGATGGGGAGGGCAGCGTTCAGGTGCATCAGGAGGTGGGTCTCCAGATCGAGGAGGGGGCCTTGGTGATCGCCGTTTATGGCAAGGGCGGCATTGGCAAAAGCACCACCAGCTCCAACCTTTCGGCTGCTTTTTCCAAGCTGGGCAAGCGTGTCCTACAGATCGGTTGCGATCCCAAGCACGACAGCACCTTCACGCTGACCAAGCAGATGGTGCCCACGGTGATCGACATCCTTGAAACCGTTGACTTTCATACCGAAGAGCTGCGCCCAGAAGATTTTGTTTTCGAGGGCTTCAACGGTGTGCAGTGCGTGGAATCGGGTGGTCCGCCGGCGGGCACCGGTTGCGGCGGCTATGTGACCGGCCAGACCGTGAAGCTGCTCAAGGAGCATCACCTGCTGGAAGACACCGATGTGGTGATCTTTGATGTGCTCGGTGATGTGGTGTGCGGTGGCTTTGCGGCGCCCCTTCAGCACGCTGACTACTGTTTGATCGTGACCGCCAATGATTTCGATTCGATCTTTGCGATGAACCGGATCATTGCGGCGATTCAGGCCAAGGCTAAGAACTACAAGGTGCGCCTCGGTGGCGTGGTGGCCAATCGCTCCAAAGACACCGATCAGATCGATCGCTTCAATGAGCGGGTCGGGATGAAGACCATGGCCCACTTCCCCGACCTTGATGCGATCCGTCGCTCACGCCTGAAGAAGTGCACGATCTTCGAGATGGAAGCCACACCGGAGGTAGAGGCGGTTCAGAACGAATATCTCCGCCTGGCTCAGTCAATGCTGGAGAACGTGAAACCCCTGGAGGCGGAATCCTTGAAAGATCGCGAGATCTTTGATCTCCTGGGATTCGACTAGATCCGCAGCCTGGTCACCTCAGCCTGAATCGCACCGCGTCGGGTGCTTACTGCGATCGATTCACGCGTGAAGATCTCCACGCGGATTCCCGCTCTGCTGATCAGCACGAGGCTGGTGCAAAGCGCGCCTGTGCTGATCAGCACCACAGCGGGCCAGAGCAGGCGCGCTGGTAGGGCTCCGATCAGCAGGATGATGAGCACGCCGGCGCTGAAGCCCAACAGCACGAGAGGAATGCGGCGAAGGAGATCGGCTGGGCCCATTGCGTTGGATTAGAGGGTGGTGCAGACCGCTACCAGCAGGGTCTCTGCAACGGTTCCGGTTTGGGGAACCCGCCATTCACCCCAGTTAGCGCCAGCGCGCTTGCGGTTCAAGGTGAGGTTGTCGCAGTCGATGGCGATGGCGCGCTCGGGGATCTCTTCCTGCCCCGTGGTGTTCACGGCCTCGGGCCAGTGCAGGCCGCCAATGCTCCGGGGTTTCGTTGTGGCGCGGCGCCACGCTGTCACCCACACCGATGGAGCACGTTTTAAGGGCTGCCAGTTTTGCCAATCCACTTCAATGTCTCCGTAGCGTCTCCAGCGATCAGCCTCATCCTGTTGCCGATCCTTCAGTCGATCGCGGATCTCTTGCTCGCGTGGGCTTGCCTGCGGTTGATCCAGGTTGGTGGTGTACTCCTGGGCCAGCACACCTGTGCTTGGCGATAGGCCAACCACACCGATGGCGCTGAGACTCAGGAGACGTCGCCGATGGGATGAGCGTGGCTTCAGCATCGTGGGGATCGGCTCAGGGCAGCGGAATCGGTGACAGGCTCTTCACCGCATCGCGCAGCTGCACATTCACCTGTCCGGCGACTTGATCCACCCCAACGGTGCCATTCACATTGAGTGGTTCGTCGTTGCTGACATCCACGCGGATCTCCTGCTTGATCTCACTCACCGCTACAGGCTCTTTGATCGCGTCGACGTTCACCACGCCATCTACTTGAAGAGGTGTTTCCGTTTTCACGGCCACGGGCCGTTCCACACTCACCGAGCCCTTCACGCCCAGAGGACTGTCTGAGTTCACGCGCACCGGTTGGGCGATTCCTTCAATCTTCAGAGCACCGTGCACTTGTACCGGTAGAGGCTTCTCCAGCGGCAGCCCGATGGGAATCGGTTGCTTGAGGATTGTGATCGCCGCTGCGGCGATGGCCCATGCCGAAAGCACAAGGGCCAAGGGCCATCGGCAGGCCATGGCCAACTTGAACCACAAAACAGAGGCTTCCGGGTTTGCGGGCCCGGGTGCTTCGGGAATCACGGGGGACACGCCACTGGCCAACAGGATCCCCGAAACCTGGGGGCTTGTCACCCCCCAGGTTGGACTTACGCCAGTCCCACCAGCTTCATCGATTCCTCCCACACGCCCTGAGCGGTTTCGGGATTGCTGGCTTGATCGGAGAGCTCCTGGCTGAACTGTTTGCCTTCCTTCGTCTGGCGATTACCCCAACTCCAGTGCACGCCGGAGGCGGCGAAGGCAGGATCCGCAACCACCTGAGCCACGCGCTCGCCTGCCAGTGCCTGGCTCACATAGCCGCCTGTGATGTTCTTCTGGAACCAGGGAAAGATCGTTTGGAACGCCTTGGGGGTGTTGCGGAACAGTGGGGTGTCAGCCACGCAGCCCGGATAAAGCGAGCTAAATACGATGCCGGTGGAGGTGTGCAGCCGGCGGTGCAGCTCCTGGGTGGTGATCATGTTGCAGAGCTTGCTGTCTTTGTAGGCCTTGCCGGGCTTGAACGGTTTGCTGTTAGCCATGGCGATCGGCTCCTTGAAGCCGGCCTTGAAGCCGCTGAGGTCGCCCAGATCGGCCGGAGCCGGGATGGGGATCTTGCCGCCCAGCTCCTTGGAGTTGGCCGTCACCGTGCCGAGGATGACGACGCGGCGTGAGGGGTGCTGGGAAGCCTGCAGTTCAGGCAAGAGCAGTTGGATCAGCAGGAAGTGGCCGAGGTGGTTAGTGGCCATCGAGATCTCATAGCCCTGGGGGGAGCGCTCGGGCTCCTTCAGGCGGGGCTTGTAGACCGCTGCGTTGATCACTAGGGCATCGAGGCCGAAGCCCAGGGAGCTCACCAGGGTTTCAACCCCCACCCGCACGCTCTCGAGATCGCCCAGATCGATGCGAAGGTGGTGCAGCTTGTCGCGGGGGATGCCCAGGGCATCGGCGGCGGCGGCGGCGCGCACTGGATCGCGATTGGCGGTGACCACCGTCCAGCCAAGTGCCACCAGGGCTTTGGTGGCATTGAGGCCCACCCCTGAGGTGGTGCCGGTGATCAAAACAGCGCCTGGGCTGCTGCTGGAGCTGGACACGCTGCTGCTGGCCACCATGAAGCCCGGGATACGGCGGGCAACAAACTATCGAGCGGCCTGGGGCTTCTCGCTGCTTGACGGGCCCTGCTCAACAGTTGGAAATGGGGCCGTGCCTTGGGGCTGAGGTTGTTTCCACACCACACGCATGCGATTTGGGGCGATCCACTGGTCTTGCTCCTGGATCAGCCGCTGCTCTCCGCCGGTGGTGAAGAGGTTGTCAAAGCGTTGCTGGGCTTTGTTGAGCTTGGCCTGCTGGATGTTCAGCACGGCGGTGATCTCGCCGTAGCGATCCAGTCGTTCGCGGTAGGCCCCGCCCAGCCGCACCAGGCTCACCACGGCCACCAAGGCCAGGCCGGTCTTGAGGGTGAGCCCGAT
Coding sequences:
- the bchL gene encoding ferredoxin:protochlorophyllide reductase (ATP-dependent) iron-sulfur ATP-binding protein codes for the protein MTTTLTRPDGEGSVQVHQEVGLQIEEGALVIAVYGKGGIGKSTTSSNLSAAFSKLGKRVLQIGCDPKHDSTFTLTKQMVPTVIDILETVDFHTEELRPEDFVFEGFNGVQCVESGGPPAGTGCGGYVTGQTVKLLKEHHLLEDTDVVIFDVLGDVVCGGFAAPLQHADYCLIVTANDFDSIFAMNRIIAAIQAKAKNYKVRLGGVVANRSKDTDQIDRFNERVGMKTMAHFPDLDAIRRSRLKKCTIFEMEATPEVEAVQNEYLRLAQSMLENVKPLEAESLKDREIFDLLGFD
- a CDS encoding protochlorophyllide reductase — its product is MVASSSVSSSSSSPGAVLITGTTSGVGLNATKALVALGWTVVTANRDPVRAAAAADALGIPRDKLHHLRIDLGDLESVRVGVETLVSSLGFGLDALVINAAVYKPRLKEPERSPQGYEISMATNHLGHFLLIQLLLPELQASQHPSRRVVILGTVTANSKELGGKIPIPAPADLGDLSGFKAGFKEPIAMANSKPFKPGKAYKDSKLCNMITTQELHRRLHTSTGIVFSSLYPGCVADTPLFRNTPKAFQTIFPWFQKNITGGYVSQALAGERVAQVVADPAFAASGVHWSWGNRQTKEGKQFSQELSDQASNPETAQGVWEESMKLVGLA